CCAGCAGGCGCCGTGCGCCGTCCATCAGCATCCGCCCTTCATCCGTCAAACTGATCGAGCGTGTGGTACGGGTCAGCAATGTTGCCCCGTAATGCCTTTCCAACGCCCCGAGCCGTTCCGACACAGACGTAGGCGAAAGCCCGACCTCACGGCCTGCGGCCGACAATCCGCCTTTTTCGACAATCAATAGAAACAACGCGAGGTTCTCGAAGAGCATTATCCGGATTCCCCTGAATATGATTGTGCTTTTAGCCGGATTCTACGCCAGCACTAGATAGCGCTCATGGCATTTTTACAGAGGGTAAAAACCCGCAGTTCACGTCTGACGAAATGCGCAGTGTTCTCCAACGTTGTTTGCGTATCAGGATGCTTGAGCTGATAGCGGCTCTCCAGTTCTCTGCTTTGATGCATATCGAATCGCTCGGTCTGGATGACGTTCAGGGACTCTGGGCTGGTGCCGAAGTACGCTGCCACGCCCGGTAATTTCAGTAGCCATCTGAGCAGGCCCAGGGGCAGATGGCGGCGGGGCGCTTGCATTTCCAGGGTGCGGGCGATGTGCGCTAGAAGCCCTTGCAGGTTTAGGCGCCAGCGCCCTCGCCACAGGTCAACCTCCCTTTGATCGCCAATTGTATCTCTCGATCTGCCCCTAGCTGTACGGGGCGGTGCGCCACAGAACCCTCTACTGTCAGGGCGACAATAATTCGCCGGATGACGCACCATGTTTATGTCCACCAGCCTGCTTTCAGCCTTCGCGCTGTTTGCGTTCGTGTCTTCGATTACCCCTGGCCCCAATAACACCATGCTGTTGGCATCGGGAGCGAACTTCGGTTTTCGCCGCTCGATTCCCCATGCCCTCGGGATCAGCGTGGGCTTTATGGTGTTGGTGATTTCAGTTGGCCTGGGCCTGGGGGAAGTGTTCAAGGCGTTACCTTGGGCGTACACCGCGCTGCGCTATATCGGGGCGGCATACTTGTTGTACCTGGCGTGGAAAATTGCGACTTCCAGCGCGATGTCGGACGACACCGACCGCAAGAGCAAACCCATGACCTTTCTCGCCGCCGCGGTGTTCCAGTGGGTCAACCCCAAGGCCTGGATCATGGCGTTGGGGGCGATCACCACCTACACACCAGCGCAAGGTTACTTCACCAACGTGCTGGTTATCGCCGTGGTGTTTGCAGTGGTCAACCTGCCGAGTGTGTGCGTGTGGGCGGGGTGCGGCACCGCTTTGCGCAACGTCTTGCGTGAGCCGCGCTGGTTGAAGCTATTCAACTGGTCGATGGCGGGGCTGTTGGTGTTGTCGTTGTACCCGATGTTTTTTGCCGGCTAATAGAGCCGACGCTTTGACGAACCAGGGCTCAGACCGGTGAAATCGTGGCCAGCAGGCCGATTCCAACGGTCAGTGCCAGAAACCCTAAAAGAAAAAATGCCATCTTAGCCATGGGGCCTCCAAAAGGCGCAAGGGCGGCGGGAGAGTTCCTGCCGATAAGCCATTGTCGGGGGGATGGTCTGTTCGGTACAGATGCAGGTGGTAAAGAAAAAAGCGTATCAGATACCGCTTGCAGGCTGGTGTGCCGGGGGTAGGGCTGGCGCCTGGAGGTACTGATCAGACTGTACGCGGCACCTTCGGGGCTCTTGGGGCTGGCTCCACTGCGGGTAGTACATATTTGAGCCATTCTGTTCGGTGTGAGCTGGGCAGGGCCGGTGTCGGGTCGGCGGCTGTCGATTCAGCTTCATCGAGTGGGTAGCAATTGTCGCTGCTGCGCCTGCCGTCGGGGTAGACGATAAAACCGCCGCGCCCGTTGCCACATTCGTGCAGATACACCGGCGACAGTTCTCGCTGCTTATCAATGCGCGCATTCAAGTGGACGATATAGATCCCCATGGCAATCGACA
The Pseudomonas hygromyciniae genome window above contains:
- a CDS encoding LysE family translocator; protein product: MFMSTSLLSAFALFAFVSSITPGPNNTMLLASGANFGFRRSIPHALGISVGFMVLVISVGLGLGEVFKALPWAYTALRYIGAAYLLYLAWKIATSSAMSDDTDRKSKPMTFLAAAVFQWVNPKAWIMALGAITTYTPAQGYFTNVLVIAVVFAVVNLPSVCVWAGCGTALRNVLREPRWLKLFNWSMAGLLVLSLYPMFFAG